tatcgcattCCAGAAAGGGTAGAATGTTTAGAAGGGCCCCACAAGTCTGAATGAATTAACTCAAAAGGCATAGTACTAGAATGAAAGCTGGAAGGATAACTAGATCTATGACGTACTCTTAGCCAAAGAACAAGTTTCACAACGCAAGCTAGAATCATTTATTCCCAAAAATAACGAAggcatggacttcttcataactcCAAAAGATGGAAGGCCCAAACGTCTGTGCCACAACCATAACTCACTCAGCAGATCAGAACTCAATGTCAGGGCCAAAGGCTGTTTCTGTTGCTTGTGTTCGTCCTGcgtacatgcaatccaagtgaaacatGCAGTCTCCCTTGCCAATGATCACCCGATTGTACATATTCTGAAAAACAACATACattggataaaaggttacaaaacacttattttgtgaattgattTGAGATATagacaaaagatgatgagaTAACGAGGGCACATAAAGGACATCATGTAACACAATGGATGGTGTAACCTGAATAGTCCCAATACCTAAGACTGGAAAAGACACACCATTTGCATTAGAGACATGAGATATACAAGGAGATGACATAGACACAAAGAAAGACTTGTCGTAGGTCATATGATCAGTCGCAcaagaatcaattatccatgtatcactACCAGTAAAGTTAGAAACATGTAAAGCAATACTAATTTTACCTCGAGTTTCCTTAGGCACGGAAACATTATACATAGAAAGGTCTTGTCCTTCAACACCATAGAAATCAGCCTCTGGCACTAATTGGACTGCTGCTTTGCCTATCTGACCTCTATTCCCTCCAGTACTACTCGCTCATCTCCAGTTGGAATTGTTGGAATTAAATCTTCGCAGCTTAGGACATTGATTCTTGAAATGACCAACTTCCTTGCAATAGTTGCAAGTCATTTGGTTATTGATCGGAACCAGCCCTCTGTTATAATTCTGATTCTGTTGATATCCCTGATTCCGAGGTCGATACTGATTAGGAGATGGAACAAGATATAAATTCCCATACTGAGAAGGTTGAGGTGATCTACCTTGGATCATTAAACCAGATATTTCAGTATGAAGACCCTTGGCAGTAGCTTTGTGGCTTCATCTTTTTAGTATGAACACGCATCTTATCTTGCTCAGTCCTGTAGGAAGTGATGTCTGTTTCACAAGTCATAGGATTAGGATTTCTCTAATCAAGGTCCTGCCAGATTGTCTTCAAATTTGCATATATAAAACGTTGCAACAGGTAGTCCACTTTGAGTTTTTTGAAAGATTTGGCATCCAATTCATGAACACGAGCAAAGTCACTTCTATCATAATAGGTAGCAGCAACAGAGTCTCAAATTGCCTTGGGAGAATCAAAATTAGCAAATAATTGCATTACCTCTGGAGTCATAGTTTTGAGAAAAATTCTCATCACATTAGTATTTGCCGTATCCCATTTATCGGCCTTTGGTCCTGCAGCAGGTCTTGCAGTGCTACCAGTAACATAACTCCACTTTCCGATCCCTTGAATATGAATCTTCATAAACTTTTGCCTAATTTGTGCCATCAAGCTTGACACCAAACTTTGAGTTATCTGTTACATTTTGAACAACCACAACCTCACGAGCCAGCTTCTCCAGCCTGGGAGGCACTGGGGTCAAATCCAGCAtctttctttattattatttttttttttataaagaagTTTTTAAATAAAGTGGAGATATGAAAAGTTGAAAAGCTTGTCTAGAGCTATGAAAAGTTGAAAGTGGAGGTATGAAAagctggaaagaaaaaaaaggaacggAGGccgtttctttcttcttcttcttttttatgggTTATTGGGTTTGTGGGTTGTTACAGCAGAAAGGGTTTAATTAAAAGGGGAGGGGGGTTCTGCTGCAGAGTGTTGGGAGCTGTAAGATCACTAAGATGAACATGCGTGCTCTAGTGCAGCACGTGATGATACCAAGTGGGCGTGCTCCAAACCCCTAGTCGATCTGcctcctcttcttttcttctcctctctctctctatgtcgGACTCGGATTCTATGCTTAAAATAATTATCTTGAATTTTACTGAGATATAGATTTAAAGGTAAGATAATGTCACATCAAAAAGTAACCGTAGtaatttatagttttttttctAGCAAATTATAGTTGTACAGGGAAGCTAATTTCCTCTCTGTCACCCttcaaaaaacacaaaacacagaGGAGGATTGTACGTGAGGTCAGTGGCGGAAGCAGGATAGTCACCGCTCCGCACCTCCGGTCTGCTCACAGTCGCCGGCTCGCCGCACTTCCGCAGCTCCGATCTGCAGCTCTTCCTCAGTTCGGCTTCCACTAATTAGCTATCCCCAAGTAAGATTTCAGGCCGTTCCGTGCATTCAGATTGGAGTATGGAGATTTGGTTGAAATAATTGGTTACTGGCATCTGGGTTTATGAAATTTCAGATGAGACTATGACTCTatgagagagactgagagttaCGCCTGGCTGAGGATGAAGAACAAGGTCGCCTGACTGAGAGTTGGACGGGTCGATCTAAAACCGATTAATTGACCAAAagagcacaaagattaatcggCCAAAAGAACACGTACAGCGGAGCAGACATTCTCTGATACCAAGTTTCTTCTCCACCAATCAAGTCCTATTACAAAAATATTATTACAAAAGAATATTCCTAATATAATGGCACGATTTAAGCCAGCATTGTCGGCCATCCAGGGTTGTGGGCCATCTTACCTTTGTCGGTATGACAATAACGCCTCTTTCTTCTCCTCGCTCGTTCTAAAGCGCCATTATTacggttttccttgtttttcaaaGCCTTAGGGTTTTGCTTTTTTATGTCATAGCAAAAGCAGTGACCATGGAGAAGATAGCATCCGATTTGAAAGTATCGGAGTTGAAGCAGAGGAGTCTAGGCAAGGCGTACGAGACCTTGCATTCCCAAGCGTCTTCCATACTCGTTCTCAGCATTCAATGGAAGGACCTCCAGGAACACTTCGATTCGACCCGGAATGCTATCCGGACTCGTTTCGAAGAGCTTCAGGAACGAGAGAAGCAGTTGGAAGCCAAGGAGTCAAACTTGAAGTCGGAGATGGAATCCAAGAAGGACGAGTTGTTTGGAGTTGAGAAGCTGATTGATGAGAAAGTACAGGAGGTTATAGACATAAAGAGATCGATTCAAAAGCACAGTGAGGAGATTGAACGTGAAGAGAAGAGAGTCTTGCAAATACGGAAATTGGTTATAGACAAGGAGAGGGAGTGTAGATTGATCCAAAGACGGATTCAAGAGAGTGGGAAGAAACTGAGTTGGGTTGAGAGAAGAActgaagagaaattgaatgagGTTGAGTGTAAGGAGAAGGAGCTGAACAAGTACCGTGAGGATGCTAAGTTGAAAGTGGAGCAGCTAAGTGTGATTGATGGGGCAATTGTGGAGCGTAACGAAATCATCGAGTCAAAAGAGGAGAAATTGAGTTGGATTGAGAAGAGTATTGAAGAGAAGTCCAAGTTGGCCAACTCTAAGGAGGAGGAAGTGAGAGCGATACAACGGTCGTTGAATGTATACCGTGAGAGTATTAAGTCAAAAGAGAGTGACTTAGATGCGATTCTTGAGTCGATTGAAGGGGAGAAGAAAGAATTTGATGTGAAAGAAGAGCAAATTAAAACGTTGCAGAGATTGATTGAGGGATGTGAGAAAgagctcaaattgaaagaggagACATTGAAGGAGGAAACACTGAAAGTGAAAGAATACAGTTTGCGAAATAGACAAATGGAGGAGTGGTCCTGCAGGCTTGAACTTAAAGAGAGGGAAGTTGAATTGAAAGAGAAACGATTAGAGTCAAAAATGGAGGAATTTAAAAAATGGGTTGAAGAACGAGGAAAGGATTTGAATTCACTCTCCTCGGAACTGAAAGTTAAAGAGTGTCAACTTGAACAGGCGGCCAAAGAGCTTGAGTTGACTAAGAAACAATGTGGTGTTGTTGCTCAAGTGAAGATTGGGCCATTGGAAAAGACTCCAGAGAACGATGCCATTGTTTCTTCATCTGCAAGTGATCAATCCAACATCAATATTACCGACGGTAGAAGTTTGCAGTTGTTCATGTATGAGCATATGAAGAGAAATGATTCAATAAGCAACAAGATCTCATCCTTTCTCCAACAAAAGGCATCAGAACCAGcaaaattggttttggatgcaaTGCAAGGGTTTTACACTTCAAATTTGACTGTCGAGAACGAGTTTGATTTGGTGCTTATTAGAAGGACATGCATTCTTTTGTTGGAAGAATTAAAGAGAGTCTCACCCCAAACTAATCCAGAGGTCAGAGAAGAAGCAATGAAGTTGGCCACTGATTGGAAGGCTAAGATGAAAGTGGGGAGTGAGAACTGGTTGGAGATTTTGGGTTTTTTGCGGCTTGTTACTACTTATGGATTGACCTCTGCTTATAATGAGAAGGAGCTTCACAGTCTTCTTGATATAGTTGCTCAGCATGAACAAGCAACAGAATTATCACGGGCCCTTGCTACCACAGATAAGGCACATGGTAAGCTCTTTATATCTGATTTATCTTTTGTGTAGGGGAGTGAAAtccctattttacaatccacactccatgCTTCTCTTTTTAGCAACTTAAATTTTGTATCTTAGTATAtgatctttgaaaaaaaaaaaattgtttaggGGTTATTTCTGATTGTTCTTACTCTTTTTAGGTCAGTAAATAGAAGTCTATATCAGCAGCAATATGCTTTCGACATGTTATGGAATGAGTTAATGATTAAAGGAAAAAATCACTTTACATGATATTGAAGTAAATTTCATTGTACAATATTATCCTGAACATGCATGTTATAGGCTTTAGAATGCTTCTTTGCCTTTTATAGAATTGTAACATTCTATAAACATTGACCCTCTTTAGTTCTTAATTGGTTAAGTGTTGTCCAACCTTTCCCTTCTTAGGCCAAGTTTGGATCTCAACAGACAATTTCAGAAATTGTCAATCCTATTGCAATTCCCTGATCAGGATTCAGGAGGGCTAAGTCTTTGTTTTGCATTCTCTGTGCTTCACTTTCCCATAATAATTACTTTCTCTGTTCTGATTCTACATTACTAAATGCTTATTGTAGAAGATTTTCCATAACTCCACATTATCTTTGAAATTCCATTAACAACCTTTTGTTCTTCTGCTCCATCTCTAGTTTATTATAGTACTGATGCCTTTGATGTGGAGTAAAGGGTGATCCAATGCTTATGGTAGGGTAACATTGGGTACATTCCGTATTGGATATGCCTTATGATTTTGGGTTTCAGAGCAGCACTAGAGAATAGTTAATAACTAAGAAGATTTCGCAAGCTATGATTTTAGACGACAGAATGACAGATATCAGAATTGTTTACTCTTTAGACCTCATTGATATTCTCTGCATGATGATTCCATATTTCCACCATTTTTGTAACTACGTTGTTTAAGGCTTTTCACTAATAgcatgttttgttttatgttttcctCTCAGTTATCTCCTAAGAATCTAAGTTGACATATGTTCACCCACATATACTCTGCATCTGATACCATGTCATCCTAGATCTTGGTACTTGTAATTTACCAGGTAGTACTAATAGTTATGTTCATCCCGCCCCACAACTCACCACTTGACTGAAAGCATTAGTAGCACTGCTGTAAATTTCATTGATATCCTAAATCACTGACTTTCTTTTTTCGTTCCATCTGCGTAGCAAATAGCAACATCTGTTCTcctatgaaaattgaaaaaacaaaatctccagTAGCCCAAAATGAAGCAACCATCTCTTCTCCAAATCTTCAGCAAGCTGCCACCACTATTGACGCAAGGAACTTGCAGGGGTTTCAAAATGAGCAGTTTCGTGAAGCCTGTGATTCTGCTGATTCTGCTTGGAAAAGTATTATTTATGATCTTATTGGAAAGAAGAGACTGATTGCGGCTGTTGGGTTGATTTACACCATGAAGTTATTTGACAAGTTTCCCCCAGTACAAATCTTAAAAGAATATGTTGATAATGGAAAGAGGTGCTGCAGGAATAGAACCAAGAGAAAGAATTCTCTGGATGAAAAGGTGACTTATATATCTCTTCTTTGGATATTCAACAGTGCTTCCTTAATAGTTATATCCAGAAACTCTTAGGAAAATGTACATCTATCAAAActtgaattttcattttttttttctcacaggATATGATTACAGACCAGCATATAGCAGATCTACGAGTTGTTATTCAATGTATCAAAGATTACAACCTCGAGTCTGAATGTCCACCTGAAGAAATTGAATCACAAATTGCTGCGCTTGAAATTGTTAAGGAGCGGAGACGTTTAGCGTTATCTTCTCTTGTTTTGAAGGTTGAACAACAGCAAAAGGTGCTGAAAAATGTTGAAGTACAAGAACAACAAGAGCAGAAAGCCTCCAAGGGTGAACAACAAGAACAGCAAAAAGAACAGAGAACCTCTGAGGCTAAACTACAAGAAAAAGTACAGCAGAAAGCCTCCAATAAGGTTGAAgaacaacaacagcaacaagAGAAAAACGCCTCCAAGGTTAAACAGCAAGAACAACAAGAGCAGAAAGCCTTCAAAGTTAAACAATTGCAGAAAAAACGGAATAAACGTCCAAACAGCACATTTGCCCCCTGGTTTGATCACCAACAgcagtgtaaaaataaatttcaAAGAACATCTATATTAGCTGATAGACACCCGGACCACCCTGACTATCCGAATCCAAGTTCATCAACTTGGACACATGAAAGAAATGGATACCGTGACCAGTTTGGTACTGCCGTCAACAAGTATGGAAGTTCATGCTAATTATGGACATCCTGTGCAGTTTGGTACTCCTGCCGATGGTAGCGCTATTTATGCATACGGTGGGCAAATCTCGGAATAAATCAATCATATCCCCGCCCTCCTGGTCTCACTTGCTAATTAACCGTGAAGTGCTAATGTATAGATGGCACCATACGGTACAGTTTTGTAGGTTGCCTGCATTGTTCCCTCTATAATCTATTCTAGATTGGTTTTCCTACTGAAAGTttcaatttgaaaaagaaaaaaaaaacattcattaTATTACTTTGATGTACAGCAGAATATTTTAACTCTTTAACATTTTTGGCCGTTTGTACTACGGACATGGAAATTGCAGATGCACGTATTTCTGTATAAGCACTATTATGTTAACGGCAAGGATGAATatatcatttttat
Above is a genomic segment from Rosa chinensis cultivar Old Blush chromosome 3, RchiOBHm-V2, whole genome shotgun sequence containing:
- the LOC112191930 gene encoding putative leucine-rich repeat-containing protein DDB_G0290503 — protein: MEKIASDLKVSELKQRSLGKAYETLHSQASSILVLSIQWKDLQEHFDSTRNAIRTRFEELQEREKQLEAKESNLKSEMESKKDELFGVEKLIDEKVQEVIDIKRSIQKHSEEIEREEKRVLQIRKLVIDKERECRLIQRRIQESGKKLSWVERRTEEKLNEVECKEKELNKYREDAKLKVEQLSVIDGAIVERNEIIESKEEKLSWIEKSIEEKSKLANSKEEEVRAIQRSLNVYRESIKSKESDLDAILESIEGEKKEFDVKEEQIKTLQRLIEGCEKELKLKEETLKEETLKVKEYSLRNRQMEEWSCRLELKEREVELKEKRLESKMEEFKKWVEERGKDLNSLSSELKVKECQLEQAAKELELTKKQCGVVAQVKIGPLEKTPENDAIVSSSASDQSNINITDGRSLQLFMYEHMKRNDSISNKISSFLQQKASEPAKLVLDAMQGFYTSNLTVENEFDLVLIRRTCILLLEELKRVSPQTNPEVREEAMKLATDWKAKMKVGSENWLEILGFLRLVTTYGLTSAYNEKELHSLLDIVAQHEQATELSRALATTDKAHANSNICSPMKIEKTKSPVAQNEATISSPNLQQAATTIDARNLQGFQNEQFREACDSADSAWKSIIYDLIGKKRLIAAVGLIYTMKLFDKFPPVQILKEYVDNGKRCCRNRTKRKNSLDEKDMITDQHIADLRVVIQCIKDYNLESECPPEEIESQIAALEIVKERRRLALSSLVLKVEQQQKVLKNVEVQEQQEQKASKGEQQEQQKEQRTSEAKLQEKVQQKASNKVEEQQQQQEKNASKVKQQEQQEQKAFKVKQLQKKRNKRPNSTFAPWFDHQQQCKNKFQRTSILADRHPDHPDYPNPSSSTWTHERNGYRDQFGTAVNKYGSSC